Genomic DNA from Erythrobacter aureus:
CTCGCTCGACGAGTTGCGCGCCGATCCCCGATCCGCGTGCATCCTCGGAAAGCCACAGCAATTCAATGTGCAGCGTGTTCCAGTAACAGGTTCCACGCAGGCCGCCGACGACCTGACCCATCTCGTTTGATGCGACGACGTGAAACCGAACCTCATCCTCATTCGGTTCAAGATCGGGAATTGCGCTGCGATTGAAGGTGGCGATGCCATCGCTCAGGGCCTGTGCGACGGCATCGGGCGGTGTCAGGTAAACTTCAATCGACATTCAAGTACGCTCCCGGTTGCGGTCACGCCGTCGGCGGTTCGTCCTTTATCACCTCGTCCTTTTCCGCCAGCGCCAGGCCATGCTTCAGCAGCATCGGGATCTGGGTGAAGGTGAACAGGAACGAGAGTGGCATGAACACCCACAGCTTGGCCCAAAGCCAGCTTTCGAAGCTCAACTGCATGCGCAGGACTTCGTTGAGGCCCGCCATGAATAAAAAGAACAGACCCCAGTTGCGCGACAGCTTGAGCCAGCCTTCGCGGTTCAATCCTTCGAAGGCGGCCTCGAGCAGGATTTGCAGCAGCGCCTTGCCACGCAGCCAGCCGCCAATCAGCAGCACGCCGAACAGCAGGTAGATCGCGGTCGGCTTGATCTGGATGAATTTTTCGTCCTGCAACCAGATGGTCAGCCCGCCAAAGCCCACGATCAGCGCGGTCGACAGGATCAGCATCGGGCTGACATGGCCGAATTTGAACTTGCTGAAAACCAGCGCCGCGACAGCCGCGATCATGAAGGCGATGGTGCCGTAGATCACCGCGGCGATCTCGCCGAAGGTCGAAGTCTCCGGCGGCTGGTAGAACTTGTAGACGCCGAGGAAGACCAGCAACGGGCCATAGTCGACGAGGATGTTGAGCCAGCCCGATTTCGGTTTGGGATTGGTTTCAGCTTCGGTCATTTCTTCCCAATCAGTCATTGCGAGGAGCCGCGGGCGTCGCGGCAATCCATGGTGCATCGGAGGCCGCAGGTTCCCGGGTGATCGATTGCCGCGCGGCCGCGCCGCTCGCAATGACGCTGAAAGGACCCATCATGCCACTCCCGCGATCACACGGGCGACGAGGTCGGGATCGAAGGGGCGCAGATCGTCGATCTTCTCTCCCACGCCGATGGCATGGATTGGCAGGCCGTATTGCTCGGCCGCCTGCACCAATACGCCGCCGCGCGCCGTACCGTCGAGCTTGGTCATGACGATGCCGCTGACGCCTGCGACCTCCTTGAACACATCGATCTGGTTCAAGGCGTTCTGGCCGTTGGTGGCATCGAGCACCAACACAACGTCATGCGGCGCTTCGGGATTGAGACGGCCGAGGACCTTCCTGATCTTGGCCAGTTCGTCCATCAACTCGCGCTTGTTCTGGAGGCGCCCTGCGGTATCGACGATGAGTACGTCGGTACCGATCTCGGTCGCCTGCTTGACCGCATCGAAAACGATACTGGCCGGATCGCCGCCTTCCGGCCCGCGCACGATCGGCACACCGACACGGTCGGCCCAAGTCTGTAGCTGGCCGATGGCGGCGGCGCGGAAAGTGTCCCCCGCCGCCAGCATCACCGCATAGTCGTCTTCCTGGAACAGGTGGGCGAGCTTGGCGATCGTGGTGGTCTTGCCGCTGCCATTGACGCCGATCACCAGCAACACTTGCGGGCGCGGGAAAGCGGTGATTTCGAGCGGCTTGGCGACAGGGCGCAATATCGCGGCGATTTCCTCGGCAACGGCTTCCTTGAGTTCCGTCTCGCTGATTTCCAGACCGAAGCGCTTATCGCGCAGCCTCTCGCGGATACGCGCGGCAGCCGAAGGGCCGAGGTCCGACAGGATCAGCGCGTCCTCGACATCGTCCAGTGTCGCATCGTCGAGCTTGGCCGTGCCTACGACCTCGGTGAGATTGCTCGTCAGCTTTTCGGAGGTCTTGCGAAACCCTCCGAACAGCCGGTCGGTCCAGCTTTGCTTGTCACTCATTGCAGAAGGCCATTCTCGAATGTGGTCGGCGTCACAGTGACCAGGTCACCGGCGGGAGTGCCCTCGGGCACGGAAACACGAGCGAAATGCGGCGTGTAGCCGGTCCCGTCGCGTTCGGCGAGGACCGCGTTCGGCTTATCGACGAGCGACGCCAGCCACTCATCGCGCCTTGCACTCACCGCCGCGCGCAGTTCGGCGGCCCGGCGCCTGATCTCGCCACGCTCGACCTGCGGCATGCGCGCGGCGGGCGTGCCTGGGCGGGGCGAATAGGGGAAGATGTGTCCGTGCACGATTTTCAACTCGTCGATGATCGAGAGGTTTGCCGCGTGATGCGCGCCGGTTTCGGTCGGGAAGCCCGCGATCAGATCCGCACCCACCGCCAGATCGGGACGAAGTTCCCTCAGACGGGTAATCAAATCCACCGCATCGCCGCGAAGGTGTCGGCGTTTCATCCGTTTCAGGATCAGGTCGTGCCCGTGCTGCAGCGAAAGGTGGAGGTGCGGCATAAGGCGCTGTTCGTGCGCGAACAGTTCGAACAACAGCGGATCGATTTCGATCCCGTCGAGCGACGACATCCGCAACCGCCCAAGTTGCGGGAAGGTGTCGAGCACTGCGAGAGCCAGCTTCCCCAGCTCAGGTGTGCCGGGTAGATCGTGCCCCCATGATGTCACATCGACGCCGGTCAGCACCACTTCGCGCGCGCCAAAGTCGAGATGGCGTTCCACCTCGGCAAGCACCTGCACGATCGATAGCGAGCGGCTCGGCCCGCGCCCCTGAGGGATGACGCAGAACGTACAGGCGTGATCGCAGCCATTCTGCACCGCGATGAAGGCGCGGGTGCGGTCCTGCGGGGCAGGGGGTGCTTCGGAAGGTACGTTCCAGGCGCGCGGATCGAGCTTGGCTTTGTTGGCGACGAGGCCGTCGACTTCCGGCATGGCGGCGATTTGGCCGCGTTCGATTTCGGCGGCGCAGCCCGTGACAAGCAACCGCGCATCGGGATTCGCGCGCCGGGCGCGCCGGATCGCCTGGCGAGTCTGGCGCACGGCTTCACTGGTTACCGCACAGCTATTGACGACCACGAGATCGCGTTCCGCCGAAACCATTGCGCGGATCTGCTCGCTTTCGGAGATATTCAACCGACAACCGAGCGAAATGACCTGCGCCTCGCTCACGCGAAATCGTCCCATTCGAAACTGCCGCGATAACTTTCGCTGGCCGGCCCGGTCATGCGGATGCGCTCGCTATCGTCCCATCCAATGATCAGATCGCCGCCGGGCAGGGTCACTGTCACCTCGCGCTCGACCAGGCCGCGGCGCATGGCGTGTACTGCGGTTGCGCAGGCGCCGGTTCCGCAGGCGCGTGTGAGACCGGCACCGCGTTCCCATACCCGCAGGCGGATATGCCGGCGGTTCTCGATAGTGGCGACATTGACGTTGATGCGCTGCGGGAACAGCGGATCGGTTTCGATCTGCGGTCCGATCACGTCGAGCGGAACCGCATCGGTGTTTTCGACAAAGAAGACTACATGCGGATTGCCGACATTGACCGCGCCGGGCCGGTCCAGGCCTTCCCAGCCGACCGGCATGACCGCTGTGTCCATGCCATAGGCAAGGGGGATCGCTTCCCAGTCGAAGCGCGGTTTGCCCATATCCACGCTTGCGCCCCCATTTGTCGGTTCGACATGGATCGTCCCGCCGGACGTTTCCACGCTCGCAGCAGATCCGTGGAGCAGTGCGGCGGCACGGCTGGCATTGCCGCATGCCTCCACTTCGCCGCCATCATGGTTGAATATTCGCATCCGGAAATCGGCAGCATCGCTGGGCTCGAGCAGGATCAGCTGGTCGCAGCCGATTCCGGTGCGCCGGTCGGCGAGGGCGCGCGCTAGCGCTGTATCGATAGCGGGAACGGGGTGCACCCGGGCATCGAGCACGACGAAGTCGTTGCCCAGTCCGTGCATTTTTGTGAAATCGACGCGCATTGCGCCGCTGCATCTATGCACTTGGCGCCACAGCGTCCAGTGTATGCGTCAGCCCGCGAGCTTGCCGCCCCCGCTTCGCGCTTCGCGAGAGGTGAAATCGACCTTCGTGACGTTGTCGTGTCCGTCCTTGGCCAGAAGGTTCTTGGCCCGCAGCCTTTCGATGACCTGTTCGGACGGCTCGGGCCGTCCATAGTGATAGCCTTGGCCCTTCATCTTGCCCATGCGCTTGAGCGCCTCGAGAACCACTTCGTCCTCGATACCCTCGGCGGTAACGGGCAGTTTGAGCCCGTCGCTCATGGTCAAAATGGCGTCGATCAGCTTGGCGCCGTGCTCTTGGTCCTTGAGTTCGGAGATGAAGGCGCGGTCGATCTTGAGACGGTCGAATGGCAGGCTGCGCAATTGCGCCAGACTCGAATAGCCGGTGCCGAAATCGTCCAGGCTCACGCCTACACCCTGATTGCGCAGGCTGCTGATCATCGAACGGACCATGCCGACATTCTCGTGCAGACAGCTTTCGGTAATCTCGATATCCAGCCGGTGGGGCGGGAAATTGTGGCCGACAAGCAGCTTGAGCAGCTTCTGTGCGAACCACGGATCGCGCATCTGCACGGGAGAGATGTTGACCGAGAGGGTCAGCTTGGGATCCCACGACAGGGCATCTTCGAAAGCCCGCGCGATAAGCGCTTCGCTCATGTCGCCGATGACGCCGATCTCTTCGGCGATCGGGATGAAGATGTCGGGGCCGACCACGCCCATTTCGGGCGATTCCCAACGCGCCAGCATCTCGAACCCGACCAGTTCGCCGGTCTCCAGATCGATCTGTTGTTCGTAATAGGGGCGGAATTCGCCATTCGCGATTCCCCGGCGAATGCCCGCCTCGAGTTCATTGCGGAAGCGTAGCTCGTTTTCCATCGACGGTTCGAACCAGTAAAAGCGGTTCTTGCCCTGCTTCTTGGCATGATACATGGCGATGTCGGCCTTGTGCATCAGGTCCTGCGCCGATGAAGTGCCTTCGCGCACGTTATCGAGTTGCATACTGGACGCCAGTCCAAGCGACATCGTTACGTCGATCGTCGCTTCTCCGCTTTCGACCGGGCGCGCGACATGCTGGATCATCCGCGTGGCGAGCTGGTCGATGCGGTTGGGTACTTGCGGATGATAGGGGACAACGCACACGAATTCGTCGCCGCCCAATCGTGCCAGCACACCGCCCTCCGGGAGTATCCGTTGGATCCGCGCAGCCGTGTTCCGCAGCACTTCGTCGCCCGCTTGGTGGCCATGAAGGTCATTGACCTGCTTGAAGTTGTCGAGATCGATAGCGATCGCGGCGAGCGCCCGTTCGCGGCGTTCCAGACCGACGAGAAGATCGGCCAACACCCCAGTGAAGCTCCGCCGGTTGTGGCAGCCCGTCAAATGGTCGATCTGGGCAAGGCGCCGCGCCTCCTCTTCGGATACGCGCCGGGTTCGCAGTTCTTCGGTCAGCGCCTTGTAACGATTCCAGCCCAGCAAAATCAGCGCGATATTCAGCAGAAGAGCATTGCTTAGTGCCACATCGGGCGAAGCGGCCTGACCGTTCCATGCTTTGACGAGGTTTGGCACGACTATTCCCGCCGTGCCCACGAAGAGGATTATGGCCGCGAACGCGATTCCCAGCGTGACGAGGTCGTGATCTTGACGAGCGCTGGCTTTGCCCGTTCCGGCGGGTCCATTACTGGCCATATTTGCGCTCCTCCCGACCAAACCGTCCCGTGGGACCGTGTCACGCAGAGACCGATAGGGCTTATCGCCTAAAAACCCGTTAATCGGGTGTTTTTCGCGGGGGGCCGGTTACACGGTCTGGCCATTGTGTGCAGGGCGCGTTACCCGCGCCGTTACGGAACCGAAATTGAAGGAGCAGCTTTCCCGATGCGCTATTGGCTGATGAAATCCGAACCCTTCAAATATAGCTGGGACGATCTCGTCGCCGAAGAGGAGGGGACTTGGGACGGAGTGCGCAATCATCGCGCCAAGAACAACCTCGCCGCGATGGAAGTGGGCGATCAGGCATTCTTCTACCATTCGCGGGAAGGCCTCGAAATCGTCGGCATCTGCGAAGTGAGTGTCGCGGGGATTACCGATCCGACCGATCCCGAAGGCAAGTGGGCGGCGGTCAAGGTCAAACCCAAGACCAAACTGCCGCACCCGGTAACCCTCAAGCAAATCAAGGCCGAACCCAAGCTCGCGGATTGCGAACTGGTCAAGCTGTCGCGCCTCTCGGTCGCCGAAATCAAGCCCGACGAATGGTCGGTGATCTGCGCCATGGCGGGGATCTGACCGAGCCAGCCGAAAGAAGGAGGCGGGCGCGTGCAAAAGCGAAGCTCCCTCCGCGGCGAGGTTCCGCCGCTTGACCTAGCGGTTGCGTAATCCGCTAACGCTCGCGCCGCTTGCGGCGAGCTGCTCGATATCGATCGTGCAATGGATCAGCCGCAATCCGCCACGCCCCTGCGCATCGACCAGCGCATCCTTGAACTCCTGAGTGGTCGCCGCGCGGGCAGACCAGCCGCCGAAAGCGTTCGCCAATGCCGCAAAGTCGGGATTGGCGAGGCGGGTGGCGCTAATTCGCTCCTCGCCCGGGAATTCGCGTTCCTGATGCATGCGGATGGTCCCGTAGGCGGAGTTGTCGACCACGATGACGATGAGGTTCGCGCCATGCTGGACGGCGGTTGCCAGTTCCTGTCCATTCATCAGGAAATCGCCGTCGCCCGCCACGGCGACGACCGTGCGCTGCGGGAAACGCAGCGCGGCCGAGACCGCTGCGGGAACGCCATAGCCCATCGCGCCGCATGTCGGCGCGAGCTGTGTCGGAAGGCCCTCGTAACGCCAGTAGCGGTGCCACCAGCCGGAGAAATTGCCCGCGCCGTTACAGATGATCGTGTCGGCGGGGAGCGTGTCGCGCATGAACTGGACGGCCTGACCCATGTCGAGCGCGTGATCGTTCGGATGCGCGGTCGCCCAGGCTTCCCACTCGGCATGCGCCTCGCGACCCGCGTCGAAATCGATCGCATCGCCCTGGTCCCATAGAGCCGCGCTTTCCGCGAATTCGTCCATACTCGCACAGATCGCCAGATCGGCCGGGTACACGCTGCTCGGCTCGTTCGCATCGGGATGGACATGGACTAGCTTGCGATCCGATGCGGTAAGCGGGGGTACCGTGTAGCCGTCGGTCGTGGCCTCGCCGAGCCGTGCGCCGATGGCGAGGACAAGATCGGCACTCTTCACCCGTTGGACGAGTTTGGGGTTAGGGCCATAGCCGAGATTCCCAGCATAGACCGGGCTCGAGGGCGAAATCGCATCCTGCCGCCGGAAGGCCGTTGCGACGGGGATGCCGAGGCGCTCGGCGAAGAGTTGGAAGTTCTCGCGTGCCTTCGCGTTCCAGCCCGCCCCGCCGATGATCGCGATGGGTGAAGCGGCATCGGCGATCAGCGCCATCATCGCCTGCATCGCATCGGGGCAGGGGGCCTGCGCGGGACGTGCGACGCACGGGCGCGGCTTGCTATCCGTATCGCGGCTCAGCATGTCTTCTGGTAGAGCGAGCACCACGGGACCGGGGCGACCGGACATTGCTGTGGCGTAGGCGCGGGCGACATATTCGGGGATGCGATCCGCGCTGTCGATCCGTGCCGCCCATTTGGCGATGGGGCCGAAAAAGGCGCTGAAATCGACTTCCTGAAACCCTTCGCGATCGCGCATTTCGCTATCGACGTCACCGACGAACAGGATCATCGGCTGCGAATCCTGCATCGCGACATGGACACCGATGCTGGCATTCGTCGCCCCCGGCCCGCGGGTGACGAAGGCTACACCGGGCCGGCCGGTCATTGCCCCGTCTGCGCAGGCCATGAACGCGACGCCGCCTTCCTGCCGACAGGTGACCACATCGATCGCATCCTGCCGACCGAGCCCGTCGAGCACTTGCAGGAAGCTTTCTCCCGGAACGGTGAAGATGCGATCGCAGCCCTGCTCGGTCAGGCAATCGATCAGGAGCTGGGCGGCTTGCGGTGTGTCGGGCGCTGTCATGACAGCGGCGATTAGCTCGCCAATCGGAGCGGTGCAATCGCTGCAAACATGGTTAATTTTTGCCAAAGCGTGCCAATTGGGGACAGGTCGGACTCGAGAGGATACCGAATGGTTAAAATTTCGTTAACCCGGCATCATGAGACGCGCATTGGTCCTGACGAGCGACGGCAACCGGCACTGGTTCCGGGCCACCCTGCCGCAGCGACGCCGTGGTTTTGCGGATCTACCCCAGGGCAAGACGATCGACTGGCGCCTGACCGCCGAGGATGTGCGCGGCGTGGCGACGACTTATTTCGCCACCGTGGCCGCGGTGCTGGCCTTCATCGTCTAGGTTTCAGACTCTGACTGTCGCAACCGCTTCGGCGGCTTCGTTCTCTGCGGCGATCAGGCGCTTCGCCAGCCATGCCGAAACGAGACACATGGCTGCGCACAGCAGGATCTGTTCGGTTATCGGCACGCCTGCCGCGCTCAAGCCCATGGCCACGAGCGACCCGACCACCATTGCTCCCGAGTTTACGATATTGTTGGCCGCGATAGTGCGCGAGGCCTTGTCGGGCGAAACGCGTGTGGTGAGGAAGGCGTAAAGCGGCACCACGAACATCCCGCCTGCGACCGAAATCCCCAGCAGACACAGCAAGAGGACGTTGGCCATCGGCCAGGCAACGAATTCACCGACGCTCAGCAGGCGGCTTGGCTGGTCGGCCTCCCACAGCTTCGCGACGACGTAGAAGGCCACGACGAAGACGCCCATCGCGATGACCGAAACCGGCGAGTACCGTGCCGATACCCGTCCCCTGAGCAGCGCATTGACCGCCACCGATCCGATCGCCACGCCGACCGAGAAGACCACCAGAAACAAGCTCGCCACTTCGGGGCTGGCCATGATCGTGTTCTTGGCCAGCGGCGGGAACTGGATGAACAGCACTGCGCCAATCGTCCAGAAGAAGCTGATCGCAAGGATGGCGTAATAGACTTCCGCATTGTGCATCGTATCGCGCACCAGCTTCACCGAAGCGCGCAGAATGTGCCAGTCGAGCTTCTCGACCTCGCCCATGGGCGGAGCGGGTGGCACCTGGCGGCTGACCAGATAGCCGATACAGGAAATCACGATGATCCCGATCGCCGCCCACCCCGTGTAATCGACTGCCAGCGGGCCGGCGAGGATCGTGCCCATCAGAATGGCGATATAGGTGCCCGCTTCGACCAGCCCGGTGCCTGCCAGAACCTCGTCCTTCTTCAGGTGCTGCGGCAGAATCGCGTATTTGATCGGGCCGAGAAAGGTCGACTGCACCCCGGTCAAAAACAGGGCCAGCAGCAGCAGCGGGATGGCCACCGTGTGGACGAGGATGCCCTGCCAGGCCATGTAGAGGCCGGTCGCGCCGATCATCATCAACCCGATCTCGCACAGTTTCACCGTGCGGATGATCTTCGCCTTGTCGCGCATGTCGGCGAGCTGTCCCGCCAGCGCCGAAAGGATGAAGAACGGCAGAATGAACAGGCCCGAGGCCAGGCCGCTGAAACTCGCTTCGGTGGCCGGGTCGCTGTAGACCGCATACACAACGAACAGGACCATGGTGGTCTTGTACAGATTGTCGTTGAATGCGTTGAACAACTGCGTGACGAACAGCGGCAGGAACCGCCTGCGGCGCAGCAAATGCGTGGATGTAAGCATGACCCCCCGGGGCGAAACCCATTCTTCCGATCGACTCTAGTGACCTCGCCGTGGCGGACAAGGAAATTGAGCGGCTTTTGCGACGGGGCGAATGCCGCTAGGCAGACCCACACGATGCTGAACCTGCCCAACATCCTTACGCTTTCGCGCATATTCGCGATCCCGCTGCTGGCCTATTTCCTTTGGTGGCCGGGCTGGGAAGCGGGCTATCTGATCGCTTTCGGGCTTTACTGCCTGATGGGCGTTACGGACTATTTCGACGGCTATCTCGCGCGGACAAGCGGGACGGTGTCGAAGCTGGGTATCTTTCTCGATCCGATCGCCGACAAGATCATGGTCGCCGCGGTGATCCTCGTCCTGGCGGCGCAGGGCGTGCTGCGCGGTCCCTATGTCGGCGACATGCATGTCATCGCCGGGCTGATTATCCTGATGCGAGAGATTGCGGTGTCGGGCCTGCGCGAATTCCTCGGCCCCTTGCAGGTGTCGGTGCCCGTGTCCAAGCTCGCCAAGTGGAAAACGACCTTCCAGATGGTCGCGCTCGGCTCGTTGATCCTTGGTCAGGGCCTGCCGAGATGGGCCGTGATGCTGGGCGAAGTGGAAGCGAATGTCCCGCATACTGTAGGGCTCACGACGCTATGGGCGGCTGCCGTACTGACGGTAATTACCGGCTGGGATTATCTGCGCGTCGGCCTCAAACACATGGATTGAAGGCCCTCGCGGCGGGAGCCTAACCCGCGCGCAGTTCTTCGGCCAACAGTTCGAAATCGTCGCGGCGGGGCGAATTCTTGCGCCAGATCAGGGCGATTTCGCGCGTGGCGTTCTTGCTCTTGAGCGGGCGAGCGACGACTTCCGTGCCGTTGAGAATGCCCGCATCCACCGCCATTTTGGGCAGCATGGTCAGGCCGAGATCGTTGTCGACCATTTGTACCAGCGTATGGAGGCTGGTGCCGATCATCGTCGCAGAAGCGCGCAATTCGGGGCGGTTGCAGGCGGCCAGCGCGTGATCCTTGAGACAATGGCCGTCTTCGAGCAGCAGCAGGCGCCCTTCGTCGATCATGCTCGGCGGAATGATGTCGGGCGGATCGCGCGGATCGTCCTTGGGGAAGGCGACATAGAGTTCGTCATCCGAGATATGCGCCTTCTCGACCTCGCCGGTGGCGAAGGGAAGGGCGAGCAGAACGCAATCGACGCGCCCGTGCTGGAGCGATTCGACCGCGTCCTGGCTGGTTTCCTCGCGCAGGAACAGCTCAAGGTCGGGCCGTTCCTTGCGCAGGCGCGGCAGAAAGCGCGGCAGCAGGAAGGGCGCGATTGTCGGGATGACGCTCATGCGTAGCTGCCCGGCGAGTGGCTTGCCCGCGGCCTGGACCAGGTCGGCCAGTTCCTCGGCCTCCCGCAAGATGCGGTGCGCCTTGTCGACCACCTGATTGCCCAGCGCCGTGAAGCGCACAACGCGGCGGCTGCGCTCGACCAGAGTCACGCCGAGCAGCGACTCTAGCTCGCGAATGCCCGCCGACAGCGTCGATTGCGACACGAAGCTGGCCTCCGCCGCGCGGCCGAAATGGCCGTGCTCATGCAGCGCGACGAGATATTGGAGCTGCTTGAGGGTCGGAAGGTAGGTGCTCACTCTGCTGCCTGCGCTTC
This window encodes:
- a CDS encoding GNAT family N-acetyltransferase, coding for MSIEVYLTPPDAVAQALSDGIATFNRSAIPDLEPNEDEVRFHVVASNEMGQVVGGLRGTCYWNTLHIELLWLSEDARGSGIGAQLVERAETLAREQGCELALVETTSWQAKPFYEKSGYELMATLEGRPRGHASHYLRKSLVPPSR
- a CDS encoding inner membrane-spanning protein YciB, which translates into the protein MTDWEEMTEAETNPKPKSGWLNILVDYGPLLVFLGVYKFYQPPETSTFGEIAAVIYGTIAFMIAAVAALVFSKFKFGHVSPMLILSTALIVGFGGLTIWLQDEKFIQIKPTAIYLLFGVLLIGGWLRGKALLQILLEAAFEGLNREGWLKLSRNWGLFFLFMAGLNEVLRMQLSFESWLWAKLWVFMPLSFLFTFTQIPMLLKHGLALAEKDEVIKDEPPTA
- the ftsY gene encoding signal recognition particle-docking protein FtsY, producing MSDKQSWTDRLFGGFRKTSEKLTSNLTEVVGTAKLDDATLDDVEDALILSDLGPSAAARIRERLRDKRFGLEISETELKEAVAEEIAAILRPVAKPLEITAFPRPQVLLVIGVNGSGKTTTIAKLAHLFQEDDYAVMLAAGDTFRAAAIGQLQTWADRVGVPIVRGPEGGDPASIVFDAVKQATEIGTDVLIVDTAGRLQNKRELMDELAKIRKVLGRLNPEAPHDVVLVLDATNGQNALNQIDVFKEVAGVSGIVMTKLDGTARGGVLVQAAEQYGLPIHAIGVGEKIDDLRPFDPDLVARVIAGVA
- a CDS encoding MiaB/RimO family radical SAM methylthiotransferase, yielding MSEAQVISLGCRLNISESEQIRAMVSAERDLVVVNSCAVTSEAVRQTRQAIRRARRANPDARLLVTGCAAEIERGQIAAMPEVDGLVANKAKLDPRAWNVPSEAPPAPQDRTRAFIAVQNGCDHACTFCVIPQGRGPSRSLSIVQVLAEVERHLDFGAREVVLTGVDVTSWGHDLPGTPELGKLALAVLDTFPQLGRLRMSSLDGIEIDPLLFELFAHEQRLMPHLHLSLQHGHDLILKRMKRRHLRGDAVDLITRLRELRPDLAVGADLIAGFPTETGAHHAANLSIIDELKIVHGHIFPYSPRPGTPAARMPQVERGEIRRRAAELRAAVSARRDEWLASLVDKPNAVLAERDGTGYTPHFARVSVPEGTPAGDLVTVTPTTFENGLLQ
- the dapF gene encoding diaminopimelate epimerase; translation: MRVDFTKMHGLGNDFVVLDARVHPVPAIDTALARALADRRTGIGCDQLILLEPSDAADFRMRIFNHDGGEVEACGNASRAAALLHGSAASVETSGGTIHVEPTNGGASVDMGKPRFDWEAIPLAYGMDTAVMPVGWEGLDRPGAVNVGNPHVVFFVENTDAVPLDVIGPQIETDPLFPQRINVNVATIENRRHIRLRVWERGAGLTRACGTGACATAVHAMRRGLVEREVTVTLPGGDLIIGWDDSERIRMTGPASESYRGSFEWDDFA
- a CDS encoding putative bifunctional diguanylate cyclase/phosphodiesterase, which encodes MASNGPAGTGKASARQDHDLVTLGIAFAAIILFVGTAGIVVPNLVKAWNGQAASPDVALSNALLLNIALILLGWNRYKALTEELRTRRVSEEEARRLAQIDHLTGCHNRRSFTGVLADLLVGLERRERALAAIAIDLDNFKQVNDLHGHQAGDEVLRNTAARIQRILPEGGVLARLGGDEFVCVVPYHPQVPNRIDQLATRMIQHVARPVESGEATIDVTMSLGLASSMQLDNVREGTSSAQDLMHKADIAMYHAKKQGKNRFYWFEPSMENELRFRNELEAGIRRGIANGEFRPYYEQQIDLETGELVGFEMLARWESPEMGVVGPDIFIPIAEEIGVIGDMSEALIARAFEDALSWDPKLTLSVNISPVQMRDPWFAQKLLKLLVGHNFPPHRLDIEITESCLHENVGMVRSMISSLRNQGVGVSLDDFGTGYSSLAQLRSLPFDRLKIDRAFISELKDQEHGAKLIDAILTMSDGLKLPVTAEGIEDEVVLEALKRMGKMKGQGYHYGRPEPSEQVIERLRAKNLLAKDGHDNVTKVDFTSREARSGGGKLAG
- a CDS encoding EVE domain-containing protein, giving the protein MRYWLMKSEPFKYSWDDLVAEEEGTWDGVRNHRAKNNLAAMEVGDQAFFYHSREGLEIVGICEVSVAGITDPTDPEGKWAAVKVKPKTKLPHPVTLKQIKAEPKLADCELVKLSRLSVAEIKPDEWSVICAMAGI
- a CDS encoding thiamine pyrophosphate-binding protein, with the protein product MTAPDTPQAAQLLIDCLTEQGCDRIFTVPGESFLQVLDGLGRQDAIDVVTCRQEGGVAFMACADGAMTGRPGVAFVTRGPGATNASIGVHVAMQDSQPMILFVGDVDSEMRDREGFQEVDFSAFFGPIAKWAARIDSADRIPEYVARAYATAMSGRPGPVVLALPEDMLSRDTDSKPRPCVARPAQAPCPDAMQAMMALIADAASPIAIIGGAGWNAKARENFQLFAERLGIPVATAFRRQDAISPSSPVYAGNLGYGPNPKLVQRVKSADLVLAIGARLGEATTDGYTVPPLTASDRKLVHVHPDANEPSSVYPADLAICASMDEFAESAALWDQGDAIDFDAGREAHAEWEAWATAHPNDHALDMGQAVQFMRDTLPADTIICNGAGNFSGWWHRYWRYEGLPTQLAPTCGAMGYGVPAAVSAALRFPQRTVVAVAGDGDFLMNGQELATAVQHGANLIVIVVDNSAYGTIRMHQEREFPGEERISATRLANPDFAALANAFGGWSARAATTQEFKDALVDAQGRGGLRLIHCTIDIEQLAASGASVSGLRNR
- a CDS encoding MFS transporter, whose product is MLTSTHLLRRRRFLPLFVTQLFNAFNDNLYKTTMVLFVVYAVYSDPATEASFSGLASGLFILPFFILSALAGQLADMRDKAKIIRTVKLCEIGLMMIGATGLYMAWQGILVHTVAIPLLLLALFLTGVQSTFLGPIKYAILPQHLKKDEVLAGTGLVEAGTYIAILMGTILAGPLAVDYTGWAAIGIIVISCIGYLVSRQVPPAPPMGEVEKLDWHILRASVKLVRDTMHNAEVYYAILAISFFWTIGAVLFIQFPPLAKNTIMASPEVASLFLVVFSVGVAIGSVAVNALLRGRVSARYSPVSVIAMGVFVVAFYVVAKLWEADQPSRLLSVGEFVAWPMANVLLLCLLGISVAGGMFVVPLYAFLTTRVSPDKASRTIAANNIVNSGAMVVGSLVAMGLSAAGVPITEQILLCAAMCLVSAWLAKRLIAAENEAAEAVATVRV
- the pgsA gene encoding CDP-diacylglycerol--glycerol-3-phosphate 3-phosphatidyltransferase, producing the protein MLNLPNILTLSRIFAIPLLAYFLWWPGWEAGYLIAFGLYCLMGVTDYFDGYLARTSGTVSKLGIFLDPIADKIMVAAVILVLAAQGVLRGPYVGDMHVIAGLIILMREIAVSGLREFLGPLQVSVPVSKLAKWKTTFQMVALGSLILGQGLPRWAVMLGEVEANVPHTVGLTTLWAAAVLTVITGWDYLRVGLKHMD
- a CDS encoding LysR substrate-binding domain-containing protein; this translates as MSTYLPTLKQLQYLVALHEHGHFGRAAEASFVSQSTLSAGIRELESLLGVTLVERSRRVVRFTALGNQVVDKAHRILREAEELADLVQAAGKPLAGQLRMSVIPTIAPFLLPRFLPRLRKERPDLELFLREETSQDAVESLQHGRVDCVLLALPFATGEVEKAHISDDELYVAFPKDDPRDPPDIIPPSMIDEGRLLLLEDGHCLKDHALAACNRPELRASATMIGTSLHTLVQMVDNDLGLTMLPKMAVDAGILNGTEVVARPLKSKNATREIALIWRKNSPRRDDFELLAEELRAG